From a region of the Neobacillus niacini genome:
- a CDS encoding GntR family transcriptional regulator gives MTKYETICYEIRNRIIKREYPIDQPIPDEISLAKEFKCSRMTMKRALDILVVEGLLYRKRGHGTFIVQSAIQDSRVNVIRNEGLTNLIKDKKVTSKVIKFEVQFPSEEVAAHLAIDNKTPIYNIIRLRLVDGEPYVMEKTYMPTTIVPGINDEILYGSIYGYITNSLGLTIAGSHRKIRACKSDDLDQEHLACKGDDPILEVEHVGFLNNGVPFEYSFSRHRYDKFEVTMVDMKR, from the coding sequence ATGACCAAGTATGAAACAATTTGTTACGAGATTAGAAATCGGATCATAAAACGCGAATATCCAATAGATCAGCCAATACCTGACGAAATATCTTTGGCCAAAGAATTTAAGTGCAGCAGAATGACGATGAAAAGGGCCCTTGATATTTTAGTGGTGGAGGGACTCCTTTATCGTAAAAGAGGCCACGGTACTTTTATTGTCCAATCCGCAATTCAAGATAGCCGGGTAAATGTGATTCGTAATGAAGGATTGACGAACCTAATAAAAGACAAAAAAGTTACAAGTAAAGTTATTAAATTCGAAGTTCAGTTTCCATCGGAAGAAGTGGCAGCACATTTAGCGATTGATAACAAAACTCCTATCTACAATATCATCAGGTTAAGACTCGTTGATGGTGAACCGTATGTAATGGAAAAAACTTATATGCCAACAACTATCGTGCCAGGCATAAATGATGAAATTTTATATGGATCGATTTACGGATATATCACCAACTCACTGGGTTTAACGATTGCAGGATCTCATCGAAAAATAAGAGCTTGTAAGTCAGATGACCTGGATCAAGAACATTTGGCCTGTAAGGGTGATGATCCAATACTAGAAGTGGAGCATGTGGGATTTTTAAATAATGGTGTTCCATTTGAATATTCTTTCTCACGCCATAGATATGATAAGTTTGAAGTAACAATGGTCGATATGAAACGATAA
- a CDS encoding glycoside hydrolase family 1 protein encodes MTSANEIKYSFPEGFWWGSAASATQTEGAADVDGKGKNIWDYWYEIEPNRFFDGVGPANTSQFYYKYKEDIKLMKEIGHNSFRMSISWSRLIPKGTGEVNPKAIEFYNNVINEFINNGIEPFVGLFHFDMPMELQKIGGWESREVVAAYEAFAKTCFELFGDRVKKWFTHNEPIVPVEGGYLYDFHYPNVVDFKKAVQVGYHTMLSSAKAIKAYRELKQDGKIGIVLNLTPSYPRSQNPADIKASVIADAFFNRSFLDPSVKGEFPQELLQILKEEGLMPVIEDGDLDIIKNNTVDILGVNYYQPRRVKAKENLPNPEAPFLPERFFDNYVMPGRKMNPHRGWEIYEKGIYDILINLKENYGNIECFISENGMGVEGEEKFRDENGIIQDDYRIEFIREHLKWVSKAIEEGSNVKGYHLWTFMDNWSWTNAYKNRYGFVSVNLNKDGERTIKKSGHWFKTVSDNNGF; translated from the coding sequence ATGACTAGTGCAAATGAAATTAAATATAGCTTTCCAGAAGGATTTTGGTGGGGATCGGCAGCTTCTGCAACACAAACTGAGGGTGCAGCTGATGTAGATGGAAAAGGAAAAAACATTTGGGATTACTGGTATGAAATCGAGCCGAACCGCTTCTTTGACGGAGTAGGTCCTGCTAACACTTCTCAATTCTATTACAAATACAAAGAAGATATAAAGTTAATGAAGGAAATTGGTCATAACTCATTTCGGATGTCCATTTCTTGGTCAAGATTAATTCCAAAAGGCACAGGGGAGGTCAATCCTAAAGCAATTGAATTCTATAATAATGTCATTAACGAATTCATTAATAATGGTATTGAGCCATTCGTTGGATTATTTCATTTTGATATGCCAATGGAACTTCAAAAAATTGGCGGGTGGGAAAGCCGAGAAGTGGTAGCCGCCTATGAAGCATTCGCTAAAACTTGCTTTGAACTGTTCGGTGACCGTGTGAAAAAATGGTTTACCCATAACGAACCAATCGTACCGGTTGAGGGCGGATATCTTTACGATTTCCATTATCCGAATGTAGTAGATTTCAAAAAGGCAGTGCAAGTCGGATACCACACCATGTTATCCAGTGCAAAAGCAATAAAAGCCTATAGAGAATTAAAACAAGACGGGAAAATTGGAATTGTCTTAAATCTGACACCTTCCTATCCAAGGAGCCAAAACCCTGCTGATATAAAAGCATCAGTAATAGCGGATGCGTTTTTTAACAGGTCATTCCTAGATCCTTCTGTTAAAGGTGAGTTTCCTCAAGAACTTTTGCAAATCTTAAAGGAAGAAGGCCTTATGCCTGTAATCGAAGACGGGGATTTAGATATTATTAAAAACAATACCGTTGATATTCTTGGAGTTAATTACTATCAACCAAGACGGGTAAAAGCAAAAGAAAATCTTCCAAATCCGGAAGCCCCGTTCTTGCCGGAGCGATTCTTTGATAATTACGTCATGCCAGGACGAAAGATGAATCCTCACCGCGGCTGGGAAATATATGAAAAGGGTATTTATGATATTCTCATTAATTTGAAAGAAAACTATGGGAATATTGAATGTTTCATTTCGGAAAATGGTATGGGTGTAGAAGGCGAAGAAAAGTTCCGAGATGAAAATGGAATCATCCAAGATGATTATCGAATTGAATTTATTAGAGAACATCTAAAGTGGGTTTCAAAAGCCATTGAAGAAGGTTCGAATGTAAAGGGCTATCATTTATGGACATTCATGGATAACTGGTCTTGGACAAATGCGTATAAAAACCGCTATGGTTTTGTCTCTGTTAACCTAAATAAAGATGGAGAACGAACAATTAAAAAGAGCGGTCACTGGTTTAAGACTGTGTCTGATAATAATGGATTTTAA
- the celB gene encoding PTS cellobiose transporter subunit IIC produces the protein MFEKLSKYLVPIAGKLNNNRFLSVLRDAFMLAFPLTIFGSIFVVLTNLPFLDKLMNEGAIANFRDMFGIASSATMGIMSVFVVFGIGYYLSRSYNVEAIFGGAIALVSFFMLTPFVVQPENGELVTGVIPLDRLGAKGMFLGMITAFLATEIYRRIVQKNITIKMPPGVPPAVAKSFAALIPAFITLTVFLGINIFVTQLFNTNMHDIIYKAIQAPLVGLGSGIIPTLIAIFFIQILWFFGLHGQVIINSVMDPIWNTLMIENLEAYTAGNPVPNIISKPFIEIYTVGMGGTGMTLAVVLAILLFMKSKQMKQVGKLGLGPGLFNVNEPIIFGLPIVMNPIIIVPWILAPMVVTLVSYFAMASGLVPPPTGVAVPWTVPFFINGIMATNSLAGGLLQLVNILIVFVIWFPFLKSLDRMNIQKEKEEENKAA, from the coding sequence CGTTAACAATATTCGGATCGATCTTTGTTGTATTAACGAACTTACCATTCCTGGATAAATTAATGAACGAGGGAGCTATCGCTAATTTCCGGGATATGTTCGGTATAGCCTCTTCGGCTACAATGGGAATTATGTCTGTATTCGTAGTGTTTGGTATTGGGTATTATTTGTCTAGAAGTTATAATGTTGAGGCCATTTTTGGTGGTGCCATTGCACTTGTATCGTTCTTTATGTTAACACCCTTTGTGGTTCAACCTGAAAATGGAGAATTAGTAACAGGTGTTATTCCTTTAGACCGTTTAGGTGCTAAAGGGATGTTCCTTGGAATGATCACAGCGTTTCTAGCAACTGAGATTTACCGTAGAATTGTTCAAAAAAACATTACCATTAAAATGCCTCCTGGAGTACCACCTGCAGTTGCGAAGTCATTTGCTGCGTTAATTCCGGCATTTATTACCTTAACTGTTTTCTTAGGAATTAATATTTTCGTAACACAATTATTTAATACAAATATGCATGATATTATTTACAAAGCTATTCAAGCCCCATTAGTTGGTTTGGGCAGTGGAATTATTCCTACCTTGATTGCTATTTTCTTTATTCAAATTTTATGGTTCTTTGGATTACATGGACAAGTGATCATTAACTCAGTAATGGATCCAATTTGGAATACATTAATGATTGAAAACTTAGAGGCATATACAGCTGGAAATCCAGTACCAAATATCATCTCGAAACCATTTATTGAGATTTACACTGTTGGAATGGGCGGTACAGGTATGACCTTAGCGGTTGTGTTAGCGATTCTTCTCTTTATGAAGAGCAAACAAATGAAGCAGGTTGGTAAACTTGGTTTAGGACCTGGCCTATTCAATGTTAACGAACCGATCATCTTTGGTTTACCGATTGTTATGAATCCAATCATTATTGTTCCTTGGATTCTTGCTCCAATGGTGGTTACACTTGTCTCTTATTTTGCAATGGCTTCTGGTCTAGTTCCACCTCCAACAGGCGTAGCGGTACCATGGACGGTTCCATTCTTTATCAATGGAATTATGGCAACAAACTCATTAGCAGGCGGATTACTTCAGCTTGTAAATATCTTAATTGTTTTCGTTATTTGGTTCCCCTTCTTAAAGTCATTGGATCGAATGAATATACAAAAAGAAAAAGAAGAAGAAAACAAAGCAGCATAA